From Pontibacter actiniarum, a single genomic window includes:
- a CDS encoding SulP family inorganic anion transporter: MKQYLRLFDFSQKVDYKVEVLAGLTVAMTMIPESLSFAILAGFPPLVGLYAAFIMGLVTAVLGGRPGMISGGAGATAVVLIALMQSHGLEYVFAAVALAGVLQILVGLFKLGKFIRLVPQPVMYGFVNGLAVIIFMSQVGQFQTEVNGQLVWLSGSSLYTMAGLVALTIAIIVLLPKVTKAVPPSLVAIIVVFLVVLGFNIDTKTVADIAAVSGGLPPFHVPAVPFTLETLEVIFPYALIMAGVGLTESLLTLNLVDEITGTRGQGNRESMAQGSANLLNGFFFGMGGCAMIAQTLVNLSAGARARLAGIVAAFTILVIILVGAPVIELVPMAALVGVMIMVAVGTFEWISFRIINKMPKQDVFVGILVAVITIWLHNLALAVLIGVIISALVFAWESAKRIRARKYIDANGVKHYEIFGPLFFGSVTAFSEKFDVLNDPEEVVVDFKESRVADMSGIDALNKLTERYQNAGKKLHLKHLSEDCRILLKNAEEVIDVNIMEDPHYAVATDKLA, from the coding sequence ATGAAGCAATACCTCAGACTCTTTGACTTTAGCCAAAAGGTCGATTATAAAGTAGAAGTGCTGGCTGGCCTTACCGTAGCCATGACCATGATCCCCGAGTCACTTTCGTTTGCCATTCTGGCTGGCTTCCCGCCACTGGTGGGCCTTTATGCCGCCTTTATCATGGGCTTAGTTACGGCTGTGCTGGGTGGCAGGCCCGGCATGATTTCCGGTGGGGCGGGCGCAACAGCTGTCGTCCTGATCGCCCTGATGCAGTCGCACGGGCTCGAGTACGTTTTCGCGGCCGTGGCGCTGGCGGGCGTGCTGCAGATACTGGTCGGCCTTTTTAAGCTGGGCAAGTTTATCCGCCTGGTGCCGCAACCCGTTATGTACGGTTTCGTGAATGGCCTTGCTGTGATCATCTTCATGTCGCAGGTGGGGCAGTTTCAGACAGAGGTAAACGGGCAGCTGGTCTGGCTGTCCGGCAGCTCTTTGTACACTATGGCCGGCCTGGTGGCGCTAACTATTGCCATCATTGTTTTACTGCCTAAAGTAACCAAGGCCGTTCCTCCGTCGCTGGTGGCCATCATCGTTGTTTTCCTGGTTGTTCTCGGCTTTAACATCGATACCAAAACTGTGGCAGACATTGCGGCCGTTAGCGGTGGCCTGCCTCCTTTCCATGTTCCGGCAGTGCCTTTCACGCTGGAAACGCTGGAGGTGATATTCCCTTACGCCCTGATCATGGCGGGAGTGGGCCTAACAGAAAGCTTGCTAACCCTAAACCTGGTTGATGAAATTACAGGCACCAGAGGCCAGGGCAACAGAGAGAGCATGGCCCAGGGTAGCGCAAACCTGCTGAACGGTTTCTTCTTCGGGATGGGCGGCTGCGCCATGATCGCTCAAACGCTGGTAAACCTTTCTGCCGGTGCCAGAGCCCGCCTCGCGGGTATTGTGGCAGCCTTTACCATTCTGGTGATCATACTTGTTGGCGCCCCTGTTATTGAGCTCGTGCCGATGGCGGCCCTGGTGGGTGTTATGATCATGGTGGCCGTTGGCACGTTTGAATGGATCAGCTTCCGAATCATCAACAAAATGCCGAAACAGGATGTTTTTGTGGGGATTCTGGTGGCTGTGATTACGATCTGGCTGCACAACCTGGCGCTGGCCGTGCTGATCGGTGTTATCATTTCGGCACTGGTGTTTGCCTGGGAGAGCGCTAAGCGCATCAGAGCCAGAAAGTACATCGACGCAAACGGTGTAAAGCACTATGAGATTTTCGGCCCGCTGTTCTTCGGCTCTGTAACGGCATTCTCCGAAAAGTTCGATGTGCTGAACGACCCCGAAGAGGTGGTGGTTGATTTCAAGGAAAGCCGCGTAGCGGACATGTCCGGCATTGATGCGCTGAACAAGCTGACGGAGCGGTACCAGAACGCCGGTAAAAAACTGCACCTGAAGCACCTAAGCGAGGACTGTAGAATACTCCTCAAAAACGCGGAGGAGGTCATCGATGTCAATATTATGGAGGACCCACATTACGCGGTAGCCACAGATAAGCTGGCGTAA
- a CDS encoding serine hydrolase domain-containing protein, translating to MNRKAKRFGLGTLLLLGLLAAYIQMSDRSYVYKAVVYNFADIDDNDIFEQREVDAPPQAQPWPLAKEYNQLQLPKKLQRLHEDLESIAFLVIKDDSILYEQYWGGYSDESLSNSFSMAKSIVGMLVGVAIKEGKIQSVEQPVGDFLPEFRKGDKAKIRIKHLLWMSSGLNWDESYSNPFSMTTEAYYGTDLEKVINRLEAEEEPGQQWSYKSGDTQVLGFVLQEATGKSLSEYAEEKLWKPLGAAHDAEWSVDRPAGIEKAYCCFFSNARDFARLGKLYLQNGIWNGDTIVPPSYVKASLTPNGLPAATDGEKVNFYGYQWWLLPDYKGQDIFYARGILGQYIIVIPEKDLIIVRLGKERGERINNHPSEVMAMIDAVNKMVE from the coding sequence ATGAACCGCAAAGCCAAACGCTTTGGGCTGGGCACTCTGCTGCTGCTGGGGCTGCTGGCCGCCTATATCCAGATGTCTGACAGGAGCTACGTGTACAAAGCCGTTGTTTACAACTTCGCTGATATTGACGACAATGACATATTTGAGCAACGCGAAGTAGACGCGCCGCCGCAGGCGCAGCCCTGGCCACTGGCCAAAGAATACAACCAGCTACAGCTCCCAAAAAAACTACAGCGGCTGCACGAAGACCTGGAGTCGATCGCGTTTCTGGTGATAAAGGATGACTCCATACTTTATGAGCAGTATTGGGGCGGCTATTCGGATGAGTCGCTGAGCAACTCGTTTTCGATGGCCAAAAGCATTGTGGGCATGCTGGTAGGCGTGGCGATAAAAGAAGGCAAGATCCAGAGCGTGGAGCAGCCGGTAGGCGATTTCCTGCCCGAGTTCCGGAAAGGCGATAAGGCAAAGATACGGATCAAGCACCTGCTCTGGATGAGCTCCGGCCTGAACTGGGACGAGTCCTACAGCAACCCGTTCTCCATGACCACCGAGGCCTACTATGGCACCGACCTGGAAAAGGTGATTAACCGGCTGGAAGCGGAGGAGGAACCCGGCCAGCAGTGGAGCTACAAGAGTGGCGACACACAGGTGCTGGGTTTTGTGCTGCAGGAGGCGACCGGCAAAAGCCTGAGTGAGTATGCGGAGGAGAAGCTCTGGAAGCCTTTGGGTGCAGCCCACGACGCGGAGTGGAGCGTGGACCGCCCTGCTGGTATTGAAAAGGCATACTGCTGTTTTTTCTCCAACGCCCGCGACTTTGCCCGCCTCGGAAAGCTATACTTGCAGAACGGCATCTGGAACGGCGACACCATTGTGCCACCATCCTACGTTAAAGCATCGCTTACCCCCAACGGCCTTCCTGCCGCCACCGATGGCGAGAAAGTCAACTTTTATGGCTACCAATGGTGGTTGCTGCCTGATTACAAAGGCCAGGACATCTTCTATGCCCGTGGTATACTGGGCCAGTATATTATTGTGATCCCTGAAAAGGACCTGATTATCGTGCGCCTAGGCAAAGAGCGTGGTGAGCGCATCAACAACCATCCGAGCGAAGTAATGGCGATGATTGACGCGGTTAATAAGATGGTGGAGTAG
- a CDS encoding NAD(P)/FAD-dependent oxidoreductase, with amino-acid sequence MKYDFIVVGHGIAGAILSYTLRKRGQRVLVVDEPRPSAASRVAAGLLNPVAGKRFAKSWLADEFIPAADAFYDELEERFGQELFVHKPIYKIFSSVEEQNTWMAKSAGTNWNDYILATHTQSTGQPGIEDPHGGIMIGRGGYLQVAEMLDLLAEELLAQQLMLPERFEMEQLQLTRNGVRYKGEEAKHLVFCEGFQVVNNPYFRWLPIQPTKGEVLEVQTENFTPECIYNKAVYVVPVGGGRFKIGATYNWRQPDEEPSPAGQEELSERFSQITSQPFHVIHHWAGIRPAVRDRRPLAGTHPQYPQLSVFNGMGSKGVLMAPYLARQFAAALVGEGEVMPDVQISRYLSLYYDYIKEQNQQP; translated from the coding sequence ATGAAATACGATTTTATAGTGGTTGGCCACGGCATTGCCGGTGCCATTCTGAGTTATACCCTACGCAAACGGGGGCAGCGGGTGTTGGTGGTTGACGAGCCTCGCCCCAGCGCCGCCTCGCGCGTGGCCGCCGGTTTGCTGAACCCCGTGGCGGGCAAGCGCTTTGCAAAATCATGGCTGGCCGATGAGTTTATACCTGCCGCCGATGCCTTTTACGATGAGCTGGAGGAGCGCTTCGGGCAGGAGCTGTTTGTGCACAAGCCCATCTACAAGATATTCTCCTCTGTAGAAGAGCAGAACACCTGGATGGCCAAGAGCGCCGGCACCAACTGGAATGACTACATCCTGGCCACCCACACCCAAAGTACAGGCCAGCCCGGCATTGAGGACCCGCACGGCGGCATCATGATCGGGCGGGGAGGCTACCTGCAGGTGGCGGAGATGCTGGACCTGCTGGCAGAGGAGCTGCTGGCGCAGCAGCTGATGCTGCCGGAGCGCTTCGAGATGGAGCAGCTGCAACTAACCCGCAACGGTGTGCGCTATAAGGGGGAAGAGGCAAAGCACCTGGTGTTCTGCGAGGGCTTTCAGGTGGTGAACAACCCGTACTTCAGGTGGTTGCCCATCCAACCGACCAAAGGGGAGGTGCTGGAGGTGCAGACGGAGAATTTTACGCCGGAATGCATCTATAATAAAGCCGTTTACGTTGTTCCGGTAGGAGGTGGCCGCTTTAAGATTGGGGCTACCTACAACTGGCGCCAACCCGACGAGGAGCCGAGCCCGGCAGGGCAGGAGGAGCTTTCGGAGCGGTTTAGCCAGATTACCTCTCAGCCATTTCACGTGATACACCATTGGGCAGGCATTCGGCCGGCCGTACGCGACCGTCGGCCGCTGGCCGGAACGCACCCGCAGTACCCACAGCTGAGCGTGTTCAACGGAATGGGGTCTAAAGGCGTGCTGATGGCCCCTTATCTGGCCCGGCAGTTTGCTGCAGCGCTGGTCGGAGAAGGGGAAGTGATGCCGGATGTACAGATTTCAAGATATTTATCGTTATATTACGACTACATAAAAGAACAAAACCAGCAACCCTAA
- a CDS encoding MBL fold metallo-hydrolase produces MEVTCLTFNPFQENTYLLHDETNECVVVDPGCYERGEQEQLKKYIEEKGLQVVRLLNTHCHIDHVLGNKFVADTYNVGLEIHPEDEQTLRAVPAYAPVYGFPMYAEQLPASFLREGDTVKFGNTELQVLFTPGHAPGHVVFYNGPEKICIGGDVLFQGSIGRTDLPGGDFDTLITSIREKMFALPDDVTVYPGHGPETTIGYEKKYNPFLR; encoded by the coding sequence ATGGAAGTTACCTGCCTTACATTTAATCCGTTTCAGGAGAACACGTACCTGCTGCACGACGAAACCAACGAATGCGTGGTTGTGGACCCCGGCTGCTATGAGCGCGGGGAGCAGGAGCAGCTAAAGAAATATATTGAAGAGAAGGGCCTGCAGGTGGTGCGCCTGCTCAATACCCACTGCCACATAGACCACGTGCTGGGCAACAAGTTCGTCGCCGACACCTACAACGTAGGCCTGGAGATACACCCGGAGGATGAGCAAACGCTGCGTGCCGTGCCTGCTTATGCGCCTGTGTATGGCTTCCCGATGTATGCCGAGCAACTCCCGGCCAGCTTTCTGAGGGAGGGCGACACGGTAAAGTTCGGTAACACGGAGCTACAGGTGCTCTTTACGCCGGGCCACGCCCCGGGGCATGTGGTGTTCTACAACGGCCCCGAGAAGATCTGCATTGGCGGCGATGTGCTGTTCCAGGGCAGCATCGGTCGCACAGACCTGCCCGGCGGAGACTTTGACACGCTCATCACCAGTATAAGAGAGAAGATGTTCGCCCTGCCTGATGACGTAACGGTTTACCCCGGCCACGGCCCGGAAACCACCATTGGGTACGAGAAAAAATATAACCCATTTCTGCGGTAG
- the pssA gene encoding CDP-diacylglycerol--serine O-phosphatidyltransferase: MKKHIPNVITCLNLLSGCLALYFAFKGELVTAAYLVGIAAIFDFMDGMIARLIGAYSEIGKQLDSLADMVSFGVVPGTIMFMLLQRIEAPFWGIPADVVPFAGFLITIFSALRLAKFNIDTRQTTSFIGLPTPACTLFVASLPLILETGDLIMFEIILNQPVLLVLTVMLSFLLVAELPLFALKFKNFTWQDNSIRFIFLGLSVILVAMLKFAAIPLIIVLYVLLSIIKKTSHTS, encoded by the coding sequence ATGAAGAAACACATCCCCAACGTTATTACCTGCCTTAACCTGCTTTCAGGTTGCCTGGCGCTGTACTTTGCCTTTAAAGGTGAGTTGGTAACCGCAGCTTACCTGGTGGGCATAGCCGCCATATTCGATTTCATGGATGGAATGATCGCCCGCCTGATAGGTGCCTACTCGGAGATTGGAAAGCAGCTCGACTCTCTTGCCGACATGGTCTCTTTCGGTGTGGTGCCGGGCACGATCATGTTTATGCTGCTGCAGCGCATCGAGGCGCCTTTCTGGGGTATACCTGCAGACGTGGTGCCGTTTGCCGGCTTTCTCATCACTATCTTTTCGGCGCTGCGCCTGGCCAAGTTCAACATCGACACCCGCCAGACCACCTCGTTTATCGGTTTGCCCACACCGGCCTGCACGCTGTTCGTGGCCTCCTTGCCGCTTATCCTGGAAACCGGCGACCTCATCATGTTTGAGATCATCCTGAACCAGCCGGTGCTGCTTGTGCTCACGGTCATGCTGTCTTTCCTGCTGGTGGCGGAGCTGCCCCTGTTTGCCCTTAAGTTCAAGAACTTTACGTGGCAGGATAACTCTATCCGGTTTATTTTCCTGGGGTTGTCGGTTATCTTGGTGGCTATGCTTAAATTCGCAGCCATACCACTGATTATAGTGCTGTACGTACTTTTGTCCATCATCAAAAAAACATCCCATACATCATGA
- the purS gene encoding phosphoribosylformylglycinamidine synthase subunit PurS, with translation MKFVAEIDVMPRPELLDPQGKAVLLGLEHLGLDQVDDVRIGKHITLNLEAETEDIAREKVEKACSKLLANLIMESYTFELKQA, from the coding sequence ATGAAATTTGTTGCTGAAATTGACGTAATGCCTCGCCCTGAACTACTGGACCCACAAGGTAAAGCCGTATTGCTGGGCCTGGAGCACCTCGGGCTGGACCAAGTAGACGACGTGCGTATCGGTAAGCACATCACCCTGAACCTGGAAGCCGAGACAGAGGACATCGCCCGCGAAAAGGTAGAGAAAGCCTGCAGCAAGTTGTTGGCGAACCTCATCATGGAGTCTTATACCTTTGAGCTGAAGCAGGCATAA
- the porU gene encoding type IX secretion system sortase PorU yields MMWPRRLVNACALFLLSLASSAATAQATAPTPATPARQSQAAAIASHSPAVVAGTTPAYATQNTTARTTGFSATSVLSSGDWYKLAVTESGIYKIDKGVLQALGVSPSAIDPKKIQLFGNGGGMLPQPNSAPRPDDLQENAVTVVGEADGRFDDGDYVLFYAQGPHTWRYDAAEEQFRHAFNLYSDTAFYFLRINHSPGARVATREQASGATQTISSYNEHTFYEKDLKNMVFSGREWYGEEFNSFQPSREFSLPGSDAVPASTVKLTAALMANSSSDCAFSVALNGQALGSQPISGRGNYSYHAEGVNSTSTYSISQQKLGSDSNYRVTLSFTGGSSTSMGYLNYLELNYERQLKLYGAQTAFRSIRSINQPISTFSVAEVPAGATVWDVTTLGQPVAQRHSNGSFSTATDVLREFVVFQASNISRTPVAVGKVANQNLHSLNAGGAVDFVIVTYPGFLQEANRLAAHRAQHSNMQVEVVTTTQIYNEFSSGAQDVTAIRDFMRMLYGRSSKSGGDVMYLLLFGDASYDYKDRIRQNTNFVPIYESRQSLHPIASYSSEDYYGFLDEDEGEWAETTAGDHLMDIGIGRLPAKTAAEAATLVNKIIAYDSPSHFGSWRSNITLVSDDGDYNEHQNDAEFLADYLVEHHPKYNPNKVYTDLYQQQAVANGQRVPDAAAAIDKAVEQGSLIINYTGHGNEVSWASEQILGLQQIANWKNRNNLAFLLTATCEFGRYDDPGRPSGAEMALLHAEGGAIGLITTTRPVYSNSNRVLNRNFFRSAFTPINGRMPRLGDLVMLTKNNSITENAGGSTGVNNRNFSLLCDPSLQLAYPSLEASITSIQSQLAPTDTLSALGKVTLKGQLQDNAGNIASDFSGMLQLRVYEKPTKRQTLGDENGLKTAVQVRENILYDGKATVRKGLFEISFVVPKDISYSFGQGKISLYASNDTQDALGANQDIVIGGTAKDVATDNTPPTVQLYMDDASFVSGGLTGQSTMLLAKLFDDNGINTAGIGIGHEITAVLDEDPNTLVILNDYYTSVPDSYQKGELQYTLKNLEPGPHTIRFKAWDTHNNSAEAYIEFYVSNDAHLALEHVLNHPNPFSTETTFQFDHNRAGEDLDVQVQIFTLSGQLVKTLQTTFYGSSTRVGELTWDGRSESNDVLARGVYVYRVSVRSQQDGSKASKVEKLVILN; encoded by the coding sequence ATGATGTGGCCCAGGCGATTGGTAAATGCATGTGCGCTGTTTCTGTTGAGCCTGGCCTCTTCAGCCGCCACGGCACAAGCCACCGCACCCACTCCCGCTACCCCCGCCCGGCAAAGCCAGGCTGCTGCCATCGCGAGCCATAGCCCAGCCGTAGTAGCAGGCACCACGCCAGCGTACGCTACCCAAAACACCACCGCGCGCACCACGGGCTTTTCCGCTACCTCTGTTCTAAGCTCCGGCGACTGGTACAAACTGGCAGTCACTGAAAGCGGCATCTATAAAATTGACAAAGGCGTGCTGCAGGCGCTGGGCGTCAGCCCCTCCGCCATAGACCCGAAAAAGATACAGCTCTTTGGCAACGGCGGCGGCATGCTGCCCCAGCCTAACAGCGCCCCCCGCCCCGACGACCTGCAGGAAAACGCCGTAACCGTGGTAGGCGAGGCAGACGGTAGATTTGATGACGGAGACTACGTGCTGTTCTATGCACAGGGGCCGCATACCTGGCGCTATGATGCCGCAGAGGAGCAGTTCAGGCATGCGTTTAACCTTTACTCGGACACGGCTTTTTACTTCCTGCGGATTAACCACAGCCCCGGCGCCAGGGTAGCCACGCGCGAACAGGCTTCAGGGGCCACACAGACCATCAGCAGCTACAACGAACACACTTTCTATGAAAAGGACCTGAAGAACATGGTGTTCTCGGGCCGCGAGTGGTATGGAGAGGAGTTTAACTCCTTCCAGCCCTCCCGCGAGTTCAGCCTGCCCGGCTCAGACGCCGTGCCTGCCTCCACGGTGAAACTGACGGCTGCCCTGATGGCCAACTCTTCTTCCGATTGCGCCTTCAGTGTTGCGCTGAACGGCCAGGCGCTCGGCTCACAGCCCATCTCAGGCCGCGGTAACTACAGCTACCATGCGGAAGGCGTTAACAGTACCAGCACCTACAGCATATCTCAACAGAAGCTCGGCTCAGACAGCAATTATAGGGTTACACTTTCTTTTACAGGCGGCAGCTCCACCTCAATGGGCTACCTGAATTACCTGGAGCTGAATTATGAGCGGCAGCTAAAGCTGTATGGCGCGCAGACGGCTTTCCGCTCTATCCGAAGTATAAACCAGCCGATCAGTACCTTTTCGGTGGCAGAGGTCCCTGCCGGGGCCACGGTGTGGGATGTTACGACCCTGGGGCAGCCTGTGGCGCAGCGGCATAGCAATGGCAGCTTCAGCACGGCAACAGATGTACTGCGGGAGTTTGTGGTGTTCCAGGCCAGTAACATCAGCAGAACGCCCGTAGCCGTAGGAAAGGTAGCAAACCAGAACCTCCACAGCCTGAATGCAGGCGGTGCGGTGGACTTTGTGATCGTCACGTATCCGGGCTTTTTGCAGGAGGCGAACAGGTTGGCGGCGCATCGTGCCCAGCACAGCAACATGCAGGTAGAAGTTGTTACCACCACGCAGATATACAACGAGTTCTCCTCAGGTGCCCAGGATGTGACGGCCATCCGCGACTTTATGCGCATGCTCTATGGCCGCAGCAGCAAGTCCGGGGGCGATGTGATGTACTTGCTCCTCTTCGGAGACGCCTCCTACGACTATAAGGACCGCATCCGCCAGAACACCAATTTTGTTCCTATCTATGAGTCGCGGCAGTCGCTGCACCCGATCGCCAGCTACTCTTCTGAAGACTATTACGGTTTTCTGGATGAGGACGAAGGCGAGTGGGCAGAAACAACAGCGGGTGACCACCTGATGGATATTGGCATCGGCAGGCTCCCGGCCAAAACAGCCGCAGAGGCAGCCACGCTGGTTAACAAGATCATCGCCTACGACAGCCCAAGCCACTTCGGCAGCTGGCGCAGCAACATAACGCTGGTATCGGACGACGGGGATTACAACGAACACCAGAACGATGCCGAGTTTCTGGCCGATTACCTGGTGGAGCATCACCCCAAGTATAACCCGAACAAAGTATACACCGACCTGTACCAGCAGCAGGCCGTGGCCAACGGGCAGCGTGTGCCCGATGCCGCCGCCGCTATAGACAAAGCCGTGGAACAGGGCTCGCTGATCATCAACTACACCGGGCACGGAAACGAGGTAAGCTGGGCCAGCGAGCAGATCCTGGGCCTGCAGCAGATCGCCAACTGGAAGAACCGGAACAACCTTGCCTTCCTGCTGACCGCCACCTGTGAGTTTGGCCGCTACGATGACCCGGGCAGGCCGTCCGGTGCTGAGATGGCGCTGCTCCATGCCGAAGGCGGTGCTATCGGGCTTATCACCACCACCCGCCCTGTTTACTCAAACAGCAACCGCGTACTTAACCGCAACTTCTTCAGGAGTGCCTTCACGCCGATCAATGGCCGTATGCCGCGCCTCGGCGACCTGGTGATGCTCACCAAGAATAACAGCATCACAGAGAATGCAGGCGGCTCTACCGGCGTCAACAACCGTAACTTCTCCCTGCTCTGCGACCCTTCGCTGCAGCTGGCCTACCCTTCGCTGGAAGCCAGCATCACCAGCATTCAGAGCCAGCTTGCCCCCACCGACACGCTGAGCGCGCTGGGTAAAGTAACCTTAAAAGGGCAGCTGCAGGATAACGCCGGTAACATAGCCAGCGACTTCTCCGGTATGCTGCAGCTCAGGGTTTATGAGAAACCGACAAAGCGGCAGACCCTGGGCGACGAAAACGGGCTGAAAACGGCGGTGCAAGTGCGGGAAAACATCCTCTACGACGGCAAGGCAACCGTTAGGAAGGGGCTCTTCGAGATTAGCTTTGTGGTGCCGAAGGACATTTCTTACAGTTTTGGCCAGGGCAAGATCAGCCTGTACGCCAGCAACGATACGCAGGACGCTTTGGGAGCCAACCAGGATATTGTTATCGGGGGTACAGCCAAGGACGTAGCCACGGATAACACTCCGCCCACCGTGCAGCTGTACATGGACGATGCTTCGTTTGTTTCCGGCGGCTTAACCGGCCAAAGCACGATGCTGTTAGCCAAACTCTTCGACGATAATGGCATTAACACGGCTGGCATCGGTATCGGCCACGAGATAACAGCGGTACTCGACGAGGACCCAAACACCCTGGTCATCCTTAACGATTACTATACGTCCGTACCCGACAGCTACCAGAAAGGAGAGCTGCAGTACACCCTCAAGAACCTGGAGCCGGGGCCGCACACCATCCGCTTCAAAGCCTGGGACACCCATAACAACTCTGCGGAAGCTTATATAGAGTTTTATGTATCAAATGATGCCCATCTTGCGTTAGAGCATGTACTCAACCATCCGAACCCGTTTTCTACAGAAACAACTTTCCAATTTGACCATAACCGAGCCGGCGAAGACTTAGATGTACAGGTGCAAATATTCACTTTATCTGGACAACTGGTAAAAACACTGCAGACCACCTTCTACGGCAGCAGTACGCGCGTGGGAGAATTAACCTGGGACGGGCGAAGCGAGAGCAATGATGTGCTGGCACGCGGCGTTTATGTTTATAGAGTGAGTGTGCGGTCGCAGCAGGACGGCTCCAAGGCCTCCAAGGTTGAGAAACTTGTAATCTTGAACTAG
- the porV gene encoding type IX secretion system outer membrane channel protein PorV, protein MHKNSKTWKAAALALALISAPAAFAQAQSTTTGSDLNAVTTAVPILTVGPDSRAAALGDAGVALSPDANSSYWNPAKLGFVENDLSVAFSYSPWLRNIVDDMSLNYLSGYKKLNETSAISLSLMYFDLGEIQFIDINQNPLQNYNPKEYAVTVSYGQALSENFSLGISARFIHSNLAGDVNVSGSNTESQPGNTAAVDVGVYYNRDLSQNLNLAFGANISNIGGKIAYSENEDKSFLPTNLKVGTAVKYNLDAYNSLTFLLDANKLLVPSPGADTDQSVVSGIFSSFGDAEGGGSEELKEVNLSAGVEYWYNELFAARAGYFYEHPDKGGRKYFSTGLGIRYQKFGLDAAYLIPNDQSNPLADTWRFTLALNLD, encoded by the coding sequence ATGCATAAAAATAGTAAGACATGGAAGGCCGCCGCGTTGGCGCTCGCCTTAATCTCAGCTCCGGCAGCTTTTGCACAGGCACAGTCAACTACAACAGGCTCCGATCTGAACGCTGTAACCACCGCCGTTCCGATCCTGACCGTTGGCCCAGACTCCCGCGCCGCAGCCCTTGGTGACGCCGGTGTAGCCTTGTCTCCAGATGCCAACTCATCTTACTGGAACCCAGCAAAACTTGGTTTTGTGGAAAACGACCTGAGCGTGGCTTTCTCTTACTCTCCGTGGCTTCGTAACATCGTGGACGATATGTCGCTCAACTACCTGTCTGGGTACAAGAAGCTGAACGAGACATCTGCCATCTCCCTTTCCCTGATGTACTTCGACCTGGGAGAAATACAGTTCATAGACATCAACCAGAACCCCCTGCAGAACTACAACCCGAAAGAGTACGCTGTTACTGTTTCGTACGGGCAGGCGCTGAGTGAGAACTTCAGCCTGGGTATCTCGGCGCGCTTTATACACTCTAACCTTGCCGGTGATGTGAACGTGAGCGGCAGCAATACGGAGTCGCAACCGGGTAACACAGCCGCCGTAGACGTAGGCGTGTACTATAACAGGGACCTGAGCCAGAACCTGAACCTGGCGTTTGGCGCCAACATCTCCAACATCGGCGGCAAGATCGCTTACTCCGAAAACGAGGATAAAAGCTTCCTGCCTACAAACCTGAAAGTTGGTACTGCTGTAAAGTATAACCTCGACGCTTACAACTCGCTTACCTTCCTGCTGGACGCCAACAAACTGCTGGTGCCGTCTCCTGGTGCCGACACAGACCAGAGCGTGGTTAGCGGTATCTTCTCTTCTTTCGGAGATGCTGAAGGCGGTGGCAGCGAGGAGCTGAAAGAGGTCAACCTTTCTGCGGGTGTGGAGTATTGGTACAATGAGCTCTTTGCAGCGCGTGCCGGTTATTTCTATGAGCACCCGGATAAAGGCGGTAGAAAATACTTTTCAACCGGTTTAGGTATACGTTACCAAAAGTTCGGGTTAGATGCTGCTTACCTCATCCCGAACGACCAGAGCAACCCACTCGCCGACACATGGCGTTTCACGCTTGCTCTTAACCTGGATTAG